GCACGGCCGCGCCCACCGCAACCGTGAACATGGTGTGCTCGGCGTCGGTGCGGGCGCGATCGGTGTAGGTGTGGGCGCCGTCGGGCACCAGCATCGGGACGATGACTTCCGGTGCGTCGTAGAGGATCTGGCCACGCGCCACCCGCCGCTCTATCGCGCCGGCGGGCTTGCCGTCACCGGCAAGGTCGGCACGCCACCTGTCTTTCATCGCGTCCAGCAGCCGAATGCGGGTGGCGCGGGTCCGCAGCCAGACGAAGCGCGCGGGCCGGGTGTGGTGCGGGGCCGGCGCGGTGAGGGCCTCGGCGACGGCGGCTTCGATGAGCTCGGGCGGCACCGGCTCGCTGCTGAACCGGCGCACCGACCTGCGCAACAGCTGGGCCTGCCGGCGACCGAGGTCGATCGCCTCGGCGGTACCGAGCCAGAACAGGTCCTCGGCGCCGGGGCGCAGCAGTCGCCGGGCAGTCGAGCCGTCGTCCGTCACGACATTCCTGCCGAGACCGCGCACGACGGCGACCGGCGTCGCGGTCAGCTTGCCCTTGACCAGGTCACCGGCCGCGGCGACCTCGTCGGCAACCGCGATCTCGGTGACCACCAATTCGTTGCCGTATCGGTCGACGGCACCCGAATAGTTGTGCAGCACGGCAAGACCGGCCGCGCCGACGGCGGCGTCGATCTGGCCGGTGCGCCAGGCGCGGCCCATCGTGTCGGTGATGACCACGGCGACGCTCACGCCGAGCCGCGCGCGCAGCCCGGCGCGCAGGGCCGCCGCACTGGCGTCGGGATCGACGGGCAACAACGCGAGCTCGCCGCGGCCGACGTTGGAGCCGTCCACGCCGGCGGCGGCCTGAATGACCCCGAGCCCGTTCTCGGTGATCAACGTTCGGCCCTTACGGGCCAGCACTCGCACCGCCTCATCCTCGACCAGCTTGCGGCGCAGCCGATCTCGCTCCTCGGCATTTTCGGGTGCCGGCACCAGCCGGCCCTCGCACTTGGAGACCACCTTGCTGGTGACCACCAGGACGTCGCCGTCGCGCAACCACGGCGCGGCCGCGGAGATCGCCGCGCTCAGGTCGTCGCCGGGGCGAAACTCGGGAAGCCCTGCGACAGGCAGGATCTCGATCGTCGAGCCGGTGCCATGCTCGGTCATTGAACCTGGGCCGGTCACGCCGCCACGCCCGCGAGCTGTAGACCGGCGCTCACCATCTCCGCAGTTGCCTTCGGGTCGCTCATCAGCAGCGGTATCGACCGCACCGCGACCCCATCGACTTCGGCGCGGTCGCCTTCGTGCACCAGCCAGCAGTCCAGTATCCCGGTTGCGCGCCGCGCGCCGTAGTGCCGGCCCACCGCCTCCGCCGAGGACTCCACCCCGATCACCCTCAGGCACGCGTCGGCCATGCCGCGCAACGGCTTTCCGCCAATGATCGGGGAGTAGCCGACGATCGGGGCGGTGGCCGTGCGCAGCGCACCGCGAATACCCGGGACGGCCAGGATCGCACCGATGCTGACCACCGGGTTGGACGGCGCCAGCAAGACGACGTCGGCATCAGCGATGGCCGCCACCGCTTCGGTTGCGGCGCTGGCCTTTTCGGCCCCGACGAAGGCGAAGCTGTGCGTCGGCACCTGGGCGCGGTAGCGCACCCACCACTCCTGGAAGTGGATCGCGCGCCGGCTGTCGTCGGCCGGATCGGTGATCACCACGTGGGTCTCGCAACGGTCGTCGGTGGTGGGCAGCAACCGCGCGCCCGGTTGCCAGCGGTCGCACAACGCCGCGGTGACCTGTGACAGCGGGTAGCCGGCCCGCAGCATCTGGGTGCGCACCAGGTGCGTGGCGATGTCGCGGTCGCCGAGTTCGAACCAGTCGGGCTGCACGCCGTAGCGTGCCAGTTCCTGCATGGCGTGCCAGGTTTCGTTGCGGTGGCCCCAGCCGCGTTGCGGGTCGACACCGCCGCCCAGCGTGTACATGCAGGTGTCCAGGTCCGGGCAGACGCGCAGTCCGTGGATCCAGGCGTCGTCGCCGATGTTGACGACGGCAGTTAGCTCGTGGCTCGCCTCCCCAGGA
This is a stretch of genomic DNA from Mycobacterium lacus. It encodes these proteins:
- the cofD gene encoding 2-phospho-L-lactate transferase; the protein is MKVTVLVGGVGGARFLLGVQQLLGLGQFAAGDVYPGEASHELTAVVNIGDDAWIHGLRVCPDLDTCMYTLGGGVDPQRGWGHRNETWHAMQELARYGVQPDWFELGDRDIATHLVRTQMLRAGYPLSQVTAALCDRWQPGARLLPTTDDRCETHVVITDPADDSRRAIHFQEWWVRYRAQVPTHSFAFVGAEKASAATEAVAAIADADVVLLAPSNPVVSIGAILAVPGIRGALRTATAPIVGYSPIIGGKPLRGMADACLRVIGVESSAEAVGRHYGARRATGILDCWLVHEGDRAEVDGVAVRSIPLLMSDPKATAEMVSAGLQLAGVAA
- a CDS encoding coenzyme F420-0:L-glutamate ligase codes for the protein MTGPGSMTEHGTGSTIEILPVAGLPEFRPGDDLSAAISAAAPWLRDGDVLVVTSKVVSKCEGRLVPAPENAEERDRLRRKLVEDEAVRVLARKGRTLITENGLGVIQAAAGVDGSNVGRGELALLPVDPDASAAALRAGLRARLGVSVAVVITDTMGRAWRTGQIDAAVGAAGLAVLHNYSGAVDRYGNELVVTEIAVADEVAAAGDLVKGKLTATPVAVVRGLGRNVVTDDGSTARRLLRPGAEDLFWLGTAEAIDLGRRQAQLLRRSVRRFSSEPVPPELIEAAVAEALTAPAPHHTRPARFVWLRTRATRIRLLDAMKDRWRADLAGDGKPAGAIERRVARGQILYDAPEVIVPMLVPDGAHTYTDRARTDAEHTMFTVAVGAAVQALLVALAVRGLGSCWVGSTIFAADLVRAELDLPADWQPLGAIAIGYAQEPAAPRDPAAVADLLIRK